The following are from one region of the Marinomonas sp. CT5 genome:
- the secY gene encoding preprotein translocase subunit SecY: MAKRGSLPAGMQNGLSELWSRIRFVFLAIIVYRIGAHIPVPGINPDRLSALFDQNEGTILSLFNVFSGGALERMSIFALGILPYISASIIMQLLTVVSPQLEQLKKEGEAGRRKITQYTRYGTVLLALVQSASMAVGLASQGISFSSGIEFYAVAVVTLVAGTVFLMWLGEQVTEKGIGNGISILIFAGIVAGLPSALGRSFESARQGDINILALLLIGILAIATIAFVVFIERGQRRITVNYAKRQQGKKVFAAQKSHLPLKVNMAGVIPPIFASSILLFPASIGQWFGQGEGMEWLQNISLALAPGQPLYVLLFAIAIVFFCFFYTALVFNPKDVADNLKKSGAFLPGIRPGDHTARYIDGVMTRLTLFGALYITLVSLMPQFFVVAWNVPFYFGGTSMLIVVVVVMDFMSQVQSHLMSQQYESLMKKSNLTGYGPNGLMR; this comes from the coding sequence ATGGCAAAGCGTGGCTCACTACCTGCTGGTATGCAGAACGGATTAAGCGAGCTTTGGTCTCGTATTCGTTTTGTGTTTCTAGCAATTATTGTATACCGAATCGGTGCACACATTCCTGTTCCAGGCATAAATCCTGACAGATTGTCTGCTTTGTTTGATCAAAATGAAGGCACTATTCTGAGTTTATTTAACGTATTCTCAGGGGGCGCGCTTGAGCGCATGAGTATTTTTGCGCTTGGGATTTTGCCCTATATTTCTGCCTCTATTATCATGCAGTTATTGACGGTTGTGAGTCCGCAGCTAGAGCAGTTGAAGAAAGAGGGTGAAGCGGGTCGTCGTAAGATTACTCAATACACTCGTTACGGTACTGTTCTTCTTGCCTTAGTTCAGTCTGCTAGTATGGCAGTCGGTTTGGCGAGTCAAGGTATCTCTTTCAGTAGTGGTATAGAGTTCTATGCTGTTGCTGTTGTTACCCTTGTTGCTGGTACTGTTTTCTTGATGTGGTTGGGTGAGCAAGTTACTGAAAAAGGTATCGGTAATGGTATTTCCATTCTGATCTTTGCTGGTATTGTTGCTGGCCTTCCATCTGCTTTAGGTCGCTCATTTGAGTCGGCTCGTCAAGGTGATATTAATATTTTAGCTCTGTTATTAATTGGTATATTAGCTATTGCGACTATTGCGTTCGTTGTTTTTATTGAACGTGGGCAGCGTCGTATTACGGTTAATTATGCTAAGCGACAACAGGGCAAAAAAGTGTTTGCTGCACAAAAGAGTCATTTGCCACTTAAAGTTAATATGGCAGGTGTAATTCCGCCTATATTTGCTTCAAGTATCCTTTTGTTTCCTGCCTCTATCGGCCAATGGTTCGGTCAAGGAGAGGGAATGGAATGGTTGCAAAATATCTCTTTGGCTCTAGCTCCTGGACAACCGCTTTATGTGTTGTTGTTTGCGATCGCAATCGTTTTCTTTTGCTTTTTCTACACGGCGCTAGTGTTTAATCCTAAAGATGTAGCAGATAACTTGAAAAAATCCGGTGCTTTCTTGCCGGGTATTCGTCCTGGTGATCATACAGCTCGATATATTGATGGTGTAATGACTCGTTTGACATTATTTGGTGCTTTATACATCACTTTAGTGTCTCTGATGCCTCAATTCTTTGTTGTTGCGTGGAATGTTCCATTCTACTTTGGCGGTACTTCTATGTTAATCGTAGTGGTCGTTGTCATGGACTTTATGTCGCAAGTGCAAAGTCATTTGATGAGTCAGCAATACGAATCATTAATGAAGAAGTCTAATCTGACTGGTTATGGTCCGAATGGCCTAATGCGCTAA
- the rplO gene encoding 50S ribosomal protein L15, translating into MFLNTLRPGEGSKHAPKRVGRGIGSGLGKTGGRGHKGLKSRSGGSVKPGFEGGQMPLQRRLPKFGFTSRQAKYVAEVRLNELAAVNAEVVDLAALKGADILGHQIKTARVILSGSIDKAVTVRGLKVTKGARAAIEAAGGKVEE; encoded by the coding sequence TCCTGGCGAAGGTAGCAAACATGCTCCTAAACGTGTTGGTCGCGGCATTGGTAGCGGCTTGGGCAAAACCGGCGGACGTGGCCATAAAGGTCTTAAGTCTCGCTCTGGTGGTTCAGTAAAACCTGGTTTTGAAGGCGGTCAAATGCCTTTGCAGCGTCGTCTGCCAAAATTCGGTTTTACTTCACGTCAGGCAAAGTATGTTGCTGAGGTTCGTTTAAACGAGCTTGCTGCTGTAAATGCTGAAGTTGTAGATTTGGCTGCTCTTAAAGGCGCCGACATTCTAGGTCATCAAATTAAAACTGCACGTGTAATCTTGTCAGGTTCAATCGACAAAGCTGTTACTGTTCGTGGTCTTAAAGTGACTAAAGGTGCTCGTGCCGCTATTGAAGCAGCTGGCGGAAAAGTCGAGGAATAA
- the rpsM gene encoding 30S ribosomal protein S13, whose protein sequence is MARIAGVNIPDNKHAVISLTYIFGIGRTRSRAICAATGVAETAKIGSLSDDVLDELRGEVGKYTVEGDLRREVSMSIKRLMDLGCNRGIRHRRSLPVRGQRTKTNARTRKGPRKPIRK, encoded by the coding sequence ATGGCTCGTATAGCCGGTGTCAATATTCCTGACAATAAACATGCGGTCATTTCTCTGACTTACATCTTCGGAATTGGTCGCACTCGTTCACGCGCTATCTGCGCTGCTACAGGTGTTGCAGAAACTGCGAAAATCGGTTCATTAAGTGATGATGTCCTTGATGAACTTCGTGGTGAAGTTGGTAAGTATACTGTAGAGGGTGACTTGCGTCGTGAAGTCAGTATGTCTATCAAACGTTTGATGGACCTAGGTTGTAATCGCGGGATTCGTCATCGCCGCAGCCTACCTGTTCGTGGTCAACGTACCAAAACGAACGCTCGTACACGAAAAGGTCCTCGTAAACCTATTCGTAAGTAA
- the rpmJ gene encoding 50S ribosomal protein L36 has translation MKVRASVKKICRNCKIVRRNGSVRVICIEPRHKQRQG, from the coding sequence ATGAAAGTACGTGCATCTGTAAAGAAAATCTGTCGTAACTGTAAAATCGTTCGCCGTAACGGTTCAGTTCGAGTGATTTGCATTGAGCCTCGTCACAAACAGCGTCAAGGTTAA